A genome region from Glutamicibacter arilaitensis Re117 includes the following:
- the paaB gene encoding 1,2-phenylacetyl-CoA epoxidase subunit PaaB, giving the protein MSQQSNWPLWEVFVRSSRGLSHVHAGSLHAPDAQMAVRNARDLYTRRNEGVSLWVVKSTDIISSDPDEKDSFFESPQGKDYRHATYYKASEGVKHL; this is encoded by the coding sequence ATGAGCCAACAGAGCAATTGGCCCCTGTGGGAAGTATTTGTCCGTTCCTCCCGTGGACTCTCGCACGTCCACGCAGGGTCCCTGCACGCACCGGATGCCCAGATGGCAGTGCGCAACGCACGCGATCTGTACACCCGCCGCAATGAAGGCGTCTCCCTGTGGGTTGTGAAGTCCACCGACATCATCAGCTCCGACCCGGATGAGAAGGATTCGTTCTTCGAATCCCCCCAGGGCAAGGACTACCGCCACGCGACCTATTACAAGGCCAGCGAGGGAGTGAAGCACCTGTGA
- a CDS encoding GNAT family N-acetyltransferase, protein MHHINISDYRNDPAVRQLLVLAAEPANEQELEALLDECENLQVLVQAAATGQIVALVVYRHSDEYALCVEYLAVDGSHEHQGLGRALLFELRDSQKKILWATTAADAVGFYRAIGCVVSASSTDPRWPDAARFLCTLPYFPLLNSQPEEDPEYEAVGGELLRGLIEIAEPSPHWVPDFLALHACLAQALGSTALAIEHTGSTSVPGLPAKPIIDVILLVPDANQENAYVPALESAGLVLWHREPGWYGHRMLKPAANSGLADANIHVFSAGSPEYLRHLIFREHLKQNEADRTAYAAIKREAACALAAADGANGLVMDYNRIKEPFIRSVHDRIFAG, encoded by the coding sequence ATGCACCATATCAACATCAGCGACTACCGCAACGATCCGGCGGTACGCCAGCTGCTGGTGCTGGCCGCCGAACCTGCCAACGAGCAGGAGCTTGAAGCACTGCTCGATGAATGCGAGAACCTGCAGGTTCTTGTCCAGGCCGCTGCCACTGGCCAGATCGTGGCGCTGGTCGTCTATCGGCACAGCGACGAATACGCGCTATGCGTTGAATATCTGGCAGTTGACGGCTCCCACGAGCACCAGGGCCTGGGCCGGGCGCTGCTCTTCGAGCTTCGCGACAGCCAGAAGAAAATTCTTTGGGCCACCACCGCAGCTGATGCGGTTGGTTTCTACCGTGCCATCGGCTGCGTCGTTTCCGCATCCTCCACCGATCCGAGATGGCCGGATGCTGCACGCTTCTTGTGCACCCTGCCCTATTTCCCGCTGCTCAACAGCCAGCCCGAGGAAGACCCCGAATATGAGGCGGTGGGCGGCGAACTGTTGCGCGGCCTGATCGAGATTGCTGAACCATCGCCGCACTGGGTCCCGGATTTCCTCGCCCTGCACGCGTGCCTCGCCCAAGCGCTGGGCTCAACTGCGCTGGCTATTGAGCACACCGGTTCAACGTCAGTTCCCGGCTTGCCTGCCAAACCCATCATCGATGTGATTTTGCTGGTTCCCGATGCGAACCAAGAGAACGCCTATGTTCCGGCGCTGGAGTCTGCCGGCCTGGTCCTCTGGCACAGGGAACCTGGATGGTACGGCCACCGCATGCTAAAGCCTGCAGCAAATTCGGGATTGGCCGATGCCAATATCCATGTCTTCAGCGCGGGAAGCCCCGAGTATCTGCGGCACCTGATTTTTCGCGAGCACCTGAAACAAAATGAAGCGGACAGGACGGCATACGCCGCAATTAAACGGGAAGCTGCATGCGCACTGGCTGCTGCTGACGGAGCAAATGGTCTGGTCATGGACTATAACCGGATCAAAGAGCCTTTCATCCGCTCGGTTCACGACCGGATTTTCGCTGGCTGA
- the paaC gene encoding 1,2-phenylacetyl-CoA epoxidase subunit PaaC, which produces MKHEELDAQLDSFGDALASATRVTPGNALRPEDIAVGGVKPSDEVAQYALTLGDDALILAQRMSHWISRAPELEEDVALGNIALDVLGHARSFLTYAGLAWDKTEDDLAYWREEEEFTSLWIVEQPNGHFGVTIIRQLIVSIFQNLLYKQLTQSKDETLAAISAKAVKEVDYHRDHAIQWTIRLGQGTEESAAKMRHALEILWPYVDEMFRDEAVHQNLQDIAVLPSALRAAWEEEITAVLADAGLEIPATGQAMAYGRRGEHSEHLGYLLAEMQVLARKHPGASW; this is translated from the coding sequence GTGAAGCACGAAGAACTCGACGCCCAGCTCGACAGTTTCGGCGATGCGCTGGCTTCTGCCACCCGCGTCACCCCGGGCAACGCGCTGCGCCCGGAAGACATTGCAGTCGGCGGGGTCAAGCCCAGTGACGAAGTGGCGCAGTACGCGCTGACCTTGGGCGATGACGCCCTGATCCTGGCGCAGCGCATGTCGCACTGGATCTCGCGTGCTCCAGAACTGGAAGAAGATGTTGCCCTGGGCAATATCGCCTTGGACGTCCTGGGCCACGCCCGCTCGTTCCTGACCTACGCAGGACTGGCATGGGACAAGACCGAAGATGACTTGGCCTACTGGCGCGAGGAAGAAGAATTCACTTCGCTGTGGATCGTGGAACAGCCAAACGGGCACTTCGGCGTGACCATCATCCGCCAGCTGATCGTTTCGATCTTCCAGAACCTGCTGTACAAGCAGCTGACGCAGTCCAAGGATGAAACGCTGGCCGCCATCTCGGCCAAGGCCGTCAAGGAAGTCGACTACCACCGCGACCACGCGATCCAGTGGACCATCCGCCTGGGCCAGGGCACCGAGGAATCGGCAGCCAAGATGCGCCATGCGCTGGAAATTCTCTGGCCATACGTCGATGAGATGTTCCGCGATGAAGCGGTGCACCAGAATCTTCAGGACATCGCCGTGCTGCCATCGGCCCTGCGCGCAGCATGGGAAGAAGAAATCACCGCGGTACTGGCCGATGCCGGCTTGGAAATCCCGGCTACCGGACAAGCCATGGCCTATGGCCGCCGCGGTGAGCACTCCGAGCACCTGGGCTACCTGCTGGCAGAGATGCAAGTTCTCGCCCGCAAGCATCCCGGTGCCAGCTGGTAA
- the paaI gene encoding hydroxyphenylacetyl-CoA thioesterase PaaI, producing the protein MSETQVGNTVPHAILHNDYATQWMGIEVVEVSDGHAVITMTLRQEMLNGFGIGHGGMIFALADTAFALTCNPQDGSDETITVASGADVNFLKPAIPGRVLTATGNRVSQQGRSGIYDITVTQPAADGSIETVAQFRGRSRTVPKPQSR; encoded by the coding sequence ATGAGCGAAACGCAAGTAGGGAATACGGTCCCACACGCCATTCTCCACAATGACTACGCGACCCAGTGGATGGGAATCGAAGTCGTCGAGGTCTCCGATGGGCACGCAGTCATCACGATGACGCTGCGCCAGGAAATGCTCAACGGCTTTGGTATTGGCCACGGTGGCATGATCTTCGCTTTAGCAGACACGGCATTTGCGTTGACCTGCAATCCGCAGGATGGCTCCGATGAGACCATCACGGTCGCTTCGGGCGCTGACGTCAACTTCCTCAAGCCAGCAATTCCCGGACGAGTGCTGACCGCCACCGGCAACCGAGTCTCGCAGCAAGGACGCAGCGGGATCTATGACATCACGGTGACCCAGCCAGCGGCCGACGGCTCAATTGAAACCGTGGCGCAGTTCCGCGGACGTTCGCGCACGGTCCCAAAGCCTCAAAGCCGCTAA
- the paaA gene encoding 1,2-phenylacetyl-CoA epoxidase subunit PaaA, with translation MAPTTPQEPGLSAVPSYEEEQSLARFDALIDQDSRVEPRDWMPEKYRKTLSRQISQHAHSEIIGMQPEANWITRAPSLKRKSILMAKVQDEAGHGLYLYSAAETLGTTRDEYNEQLLSGKAKYSSIFNYPARTWADMGAIGWLVDGAAIANQVPLCRASYGPYGRAMVRVCKEESFHQRQGFEILLSLSRGTDAQKKMAQDAINRFYEPSLMMFGPPDDQSPNSQQSMAWKIKRFSNDELRQRFVGMIAEQVKVLGLTLPDPELHFDEEKKQWIHKDLNWDEFMAVIKGNGPANAQRLERRREAHREGAWVREAAAAYAAKQAQSEVA, from the coding sequence ATGGCCCCGACCACACCGCAGGAGCCGGGACTAAGTGCCGTCCCGAGCTACGAAGAAGAGCAGTCCCTAGCGCGTTTCGACGCGTTGATTGATCAGGATTCACGCGTCGAACCACGCGACTGGATGCCTGAGAAGTACCGCAAGACCCTCAGCCGCCAGATCTCCCAGCACGCGCACTCCGAAATCATCGGCATGCAGCCTGAGGCCAACTGGATCACCCGTGCTCCATCGCTGAAGCGCAAGTCCATCTTGATGGCCAAGGTGCAGGACGAAGCCGGTCACGGACTCTACCTCTACTCGGCTGCCGAGACCCTGGGCACCACCCGCGATGAGTACAACGAGCAGCTGCTGTCAGGCAAGGCCAAATACTCCTCGATCTTCAACTACCCGGCACGCACCTGGGCAGATATGGGTGCTATCGGCTGGCTGGTCGATGGTGCAGCCATCGCCAACCAGGTTCCGCTGTGCCGCGCCTCCTACGGCCCCTACGGCCGCGCCATGGTCCGCGTGTGCAAGGAAGAATCCTTCCACCAGCGCCAGGGCTTCGAAATCCTGCTCTCGCTCTCCCGCGGAACCGACGCGCAGAAGAAGATGGCACAGGATGCCATCAACCGCTTCTACGAGCCCTCCCTGATGATGTTCGGTCCGCCAGATGACCAGTCGCCAAACTCCCAGCAGTCCATGGCCTGGAAGATCAAGCGTTTCTCCAATGACGAATTGCGCCAGCGCTTCGTTGGCATGATCGCCGAACAGGTCAAGGTCCTTGGCCTGACCCTGCCAGACCCCGAGCTGCACTTCGATGAAGAAAAGAAGCAGTGGATCCACAAGGATCTGAACTGGGATGAATTCATGGCAGTGATCAAGGGCAACGGCCCGGCCAACGCACAGCGCCTGGAGCGCCGCCGTGAAGCGCACCGCGAAGGTGCCTGGGTCCGTGAAGCAGCCGCAGCATACGCAGCAAAACAAGCACAAAGTGAGGTCGCCTAG
- a CDS encoding S9 family peptidase — MTPESLTANPPRAAKLPTTRSFHGDDFVDNYEWLREKTSPEVLAHLAAENEYTDAVAAHQQPLRDALFNEIKARTVETDLSVPVRRRGWWYFTRSAEGKPYTVQCRVKAVDTEDQVANWTPPVIDAQNALPAEEVLLDGNALAEGQPFFSLGGMALNEEGNLLAYCVDNAGDERFTLYIKDLETGQLLADTIEGVFYGIAFSPDSSTVFYTVVDQTWRPHQIRAHRLGTSPAEDKIVFEENDPGMWLGFDLSPDRKTLMISSGNSEYAETSILDLTAPAAEVTLLVPRTLRILHGVDLMPGTNQALITHDHQAPNNMVSLASLDELGADTDPATWQTVVAHEDTVKVEGTALTGTHVVLSVRRDTCERVQLIALDGLGTKAQQPAIEPDFDDELFTASATFAELDAPLIRIGYTADFTPARVYDLWLADQSLVLRKQTPVNDFDPAKYLSTRDWATAADGTKIPLTIMRRADLDISVPQPVLIYGYGSYEASMDPGFGIPRLSVLDRGVAFVIAHVRGGGELGRDWYLQGKKLNKKNTFTDFIDSTQHLIDSGVADPQRIVALGGSAGGLLMGAIANLAPQLYTAIIAQVPFVDALTSILDPELPLSALEWEEWGNPIESKQVYDYMKSYSPYENVTAQNYPKIAAVTSLNDTRVLYVEPAKWVAKLREIGAGDAPIVLKTEMDGGHGGASGRYESWKARAWDYAFALDALGCTEEI, encoded by the coding sequence ATGACTCCTGAATCGTTGACTGCCAATCCTCCGCGTGCCGCGAAGCTGCCCACCACCCGCAGCTTCCACGGCGATGACTTCGTTGACAACTACGAGTGGTTGCGCGAGAAAACCAGCCCAGAAGTACTTGCGCATCTGGCCGCAGAAAATGAATACACCGATGCCGTCGCAGCGCATCAGCAGCCGCTGCGGGACGCGCTGTTCAACGAGATCAAGGCGCGCACCGTGGAAACCGATTTGTCGGTTCCCGTACGTCGACGCGGCTGGTGGTACTTCACCCGTTCAGCCGAAGGCAAGCCGTACACCGTCCAATGCCGCGTCAAGGCCGTGGACACCGAGGACCAGGTAGCCAACTGGACTCCCCCGGTCATCGATGCCCAGAACGCATTGCCCGCAGAAGAGGTGCTGCTTGATGGCAATGCGCTAGCCGAAGGCCAGCCGTTCTTCTCCCTGGGCGGGATGGCCCTGAATGAGGAAGGCAACCTGCTCGCCTACTGCGTGGACAACGCCGGCGATGAGCGGTTCACCTTGTACATCAAGGACCTGGAAACAGGCCAGCTGCTGGCTGACACCATTGAAGGCGTGTTCTACGGGATTGCTTTCTCCCCTGATTCCTCAACCGTCTTCTACACCGTGGTTGACCAGACCTGGCGTCCGCACCAGATCCGTGCGCACCGGTTGGGCACCAGCCCGGCCGAAGACAAGATCGTCTTCGAAGAAAATGACCCGGGCATGTGGCTGGGCTTCGACTTGAGCCCGGATCGCAAGACCCTGATGATTTCCAGCGGCAACTCCGAATACGCCGAGACCAGCATCCTGGATCTGACCGCTCCTGCAGCAGAGGTAACCCTGCTGGTGCCACGCACCTTGCGCATCTTGCACGGAGTGGATCTGATGCCTGGAACCAATCAGGCATTGATCACCCATGACCATCAGGCACCGAACAACATGGTGTCGCTGGCGAGCCTGGATGAGCTGGGCGCGGACACCGACCCAGCCACGTGGCAGACCGTGGTGGCCCATGAAGATACTGTCAAGGTCGAGGGCACCGCACTGACCGGAACCCACGTGGTGCTTTCGGTTCGCCGCGATACCTGCGAGCGCGTACAGCTCATCGCCTTGGACGGATTGGGCACTAAGGCTCAGCAGCCAGCGATTGAACCGGATTTCGACGATGAGCTGTTCACCGCCTCGGCCACCTTCGCCGAACTCGATGCTCCACTGATCCGAATCGGCTATACCGCGGACTTCACCCCGGCACGCGTCTACGACCTGTGGCTGGCGGACCAGTCGCTGGTGCTGCGCAAGCAGACCCCGGTCAATGACTTTGATCCAGCCAAGTACCTGTCCACCCGCGATTGGGCCACGGCCGCTGATGGCACCAAGATTCCGCTGACCATCATGCGCCGGGCAGATCTGGATATCTCGGTTCCGCAACCGGTGCTGATCTACGGGTACGGTTCCTACGAGGCTTCGATGGACCCCGGGTTCGGCATCCCGCGGCTGAGCGTGCTTGATCGCGGCGTGGCCTTTGTCATTGCCCACGTACGCGGTGGCGGCGAGCTGGGCCGCGACTGGTACCTGCAGGGCAAGAAGCTGAATAAGAAGAACACCTTCACCGACTTCATCGACTCCACCCAGCACCTGATCGATTCCGGCGTCGCCGATCCGCAGCGCATTGTCGCCTTGGGCGGTTCAGCCGGTGGCTTGCTGATGGGTGCCATCGCGAACCTGGCGCCGCAGCTGTACACCGCGATCATCGCGCAGGTGCCATTCGTCGATGCCCTGACCTCCATCTTGGATCCAGAGCTTCCGCTCTCGGCCCTTGAATGGGAAGAATGGGGCAACCCGATTGAGAGCAAACAGGTGTATGACTACATGAAGTCCTACTCCCCCTACGAAAACGTCACCGCGCAGAACTACCCGAAGATCGCTGCGGTCACCTCGCTCAATGACACCCGTGTACTGTATGTGGAACCGGCCAAGTGGGTGGCCAAGCTGCGTGAAATCGGCGCCGGGGATGCCCCGATCGTGCTGAAGACCGAAATGGATGGCGGCCATGGCGGCGCGTCGGGACGCTACGAGTCCTGGAAGGCTCGTGCCTGGGACTACGCCTTCGCCCTGGACGCCTTGGGATGCACCGAAGAAATCTAG
- a CDS encoding amino acid ABC transporter substrate-binding protein/permease, which produces MEKKKRIVARTGHLRRWIAAAAIGLMAVVVGAPSALAQSSESVEGQTYVIGTDTTFAPFEFRQDGELTGIDMDLLRAIAEDQGFEVEIRSLGFNAALAALSSNQVDGVIAGMSITDERKEIYDFSEPYFESGVQMAVAANNEDITSYEDLKGKTVVAKTGAEGESYAKSIAKEYGFKVKSLDQSATMYESVKAGSAVAVFDDYPVLAYGIAQGNGLKTVTDRVPGGSYGFAVNRGENTALLAAFNDGLAELKASGEYDQILDSYLADPTASTPGNFFDLLVKSMPALMTGLWHTLLVTAISFAIAMALGLVFGFMKISGNIVLRGIATTFVNIFRGTPLLLWAFMFYFGLPQLTGWEISVWTAGVLTLSLNAGAYVAEIVRGGIQSVDPGQLEASRSLGLGYGKSMQKVVIPQAFKMMTPSLINQLIISLKDSSLLLAIGFTELLYQGQQIYAANFRVTETLLIVGIIYFIAIMALTKLANYADRRFNK; this is translated from the coding sequence GTGGAAAAGAAGAAGAGAATAGTTGCCCGCACCGGGCACCTGAGAAGGTGGATAGCCGCCGCTGCCATCGGTTTGATGGCCGTGGTCGTTGGAGCACCTTCAGCCCTGGCTCAAAGCAGTGAAAGCGTCGAGGGCCAGACTTACGTCATCGGCACCGATACGACTTTCGCACCGTTTGAGTTCCGCCAGGACGGTGAACTGACCGGTATCGATATGGATCTTTTGCGCGCGATCGCCGAAGACCAGGGATTTGAAGTTGAAATCCGGTCACTGGGCTTCAACGCCGCCTTGGCCGCACTGTCCTCCAACCAGGTTGATGGCGTCATTGCCGGCATGTCGATTACCGATGAGCGCAAGGAGATCTATGACTTCTCCGAGCCTTACTTCGAGTCCGGCGTGCAGATGGCTGTTGCCGCGAACAACGAAGACATCACCAGCTACGAGGATTTGAAGGGCAAGACGGTTGTCGCCAAAACTGGTGCCGAGGGTGAGAGCTACGCCAAGTCCATCGCGAAAGAATACGGTTTCAAGGTCAAGTCCTTGGACCAGTCGGCGACCATGTATGAATCGGTCAAGGCCGGTTCAGCCGTTGCCGTCTTCGATGACTACCCGGTGCTGGCCTACGGCATTGCCCAGGGCAATGGCCTGAAGACCGTCACCGATAGGGTGCCAGGCGGTTCCTATGGCTTCGCAGTGAACAGGGGCGAGAACACCGCCTTGCTGGCTGCCTTCAACGACGGCCTGGCCGAGCTGAAGGCCAGTGGCGAATACGACCAGATCTTGGATTCCTACCTGGCAGATCCCACCGCGAGCACCCCGGGCAACTTCTTTGACCTGCTGGTCAAATCCATGCCGGCATTGATGACCGGTCTGTGGCACACCCTGCTGGTCACGGCGATCTCCTTCGCGATTGCCATGGCCTTGGGCCTGGTCTTCGGCTTCATGAAGATCTCGGGCAACATCGTGTTGCGCGGTATCGCTACGACCTTCGTGAATATTTTCCGCGGCACCCCGTTGCTGCTGTGGGCGTTCATGTTCTACTTCGGCCTGCCGCAGCTCACCGGATGGGAGATCAGCGTCTGGACTGCAGGTGTGCTGACCCTGTCGCTGAACGCTGGCGCTTATGTCGCTGAAATTGTCCGTGGTGGTATCCAGTCGGTGGATCCAGGCCAGCTGGAAGCATCCAGGTCGCTGGGTCTGGGCTACGGCAAGTCGATGCAAAAGGTCGTGATCCCGCAGGCTTTCAAGATGATGACCCCGTCATTGATCAACCAGTTGATCATCAGCCTGAAGGACTCCTCACTGCTGCTGGCTATCGGATTTACCGAGCTGCTCTACCAGGGCCAGCAGATCTACGCAGCGAACTTCCGAGTTACTGAGACGCTGTTGATCGTGGGCATCATCTACTTCATCGCCATCATGGCCCTGACCAAGTTGGCAAATTATGCCGATCGGAGGTTCAACAAGTGA
- a CDS encoding amino acid ABC transporter ATP-binding protein, which produces MSTVTEQSSNVKIQVKDLHKSFGSNNVLKGIDMDVREGEVVCVIGPSGSGKSTLLRCLNKLEDITSGQVIVDGFDVTDPKVDINEVRRHVGMVFQHFNLFPHMTVAENIMLAPVELKKMSKSQARERALELLERVGLRDKANARPASLSGGQKQRVAIARALAMAPGIMLFDEATSALDPEMVGEVLQVIKELADSGMTMVLVTHEMGFAREVGDRVIFMADGVVCEQGDPEQLFGNPQQERTQDFLSKVL; this is translated from the coding sequence GTGAGCACCGTAACTGAGCAAAGCTCCAACGTGAAGATCCAGGTTAAGGACCTGCATAAGTCCTTTGGCTCCAATAATGTCCTCAAGGGCATCGACATGGATGTGCGTGAAGGCGAAGTGGTGTGCGTGATCGGTCCTTCGGGCTCCGGCAAGTCAACCTTGCTTCGCTGCCTGAACAAGCTCGAGGACATCACCTCGGGCCAGGTGATTGTCGATGGCTTTGATGTCACCGACCCGAAAGTGGATATCAATGAGGTGCGCCGGCATGTGGGCATGGTGTTCCAGCACTTCAACCTGTTCCCGCATATGACGGTTGCAGAGAACATCATGCTGGCCCCGGTTGAGCTCAAGAAGATGAGCAAGTCCCAGGCCCGCGAACGTGCGCTGGAGTTGCTGGAGCGAGTGGGTCTGCGCGATAAGGCTAATGCCCGCCCGGCTTCGCTCTCCGGTGGACAGAAGCAGCGTGTGGCCATTGCCCGCGCTCTGGCCATGGCTCCGGGGATCATGCTCTTCGATGAGGCCACCAGTGCGCTGGACCCGGAAATGGTCGGAGAAGTTCTCCAGGTCATCAAGGAGCTGGCTGATTCGGGCATGACCATGGTGCTGGTAACCCACGAGATGGGCTTTGCCCGCGAAGTCGGTGACCGTGTCATCTTCATGGCTGACGGTGTGGTGTGCGAGCAGGGAGATCCCGAGCAGCTGTTCGGTAACCCGCAGCAGGAACGTACCCAGGACTTCTTGTCCAAGGTGCTCTAG
- the paaD gene encoding 1,2-phenylacetyl-CoA epoxidase subunit PaaD, giving the protein MSNTIADAKDLFAIASKVTDPEIPVLSIADLGILREVDLDEDGTVQVVITPTYSGCPAMDAINEDLYAAFKDAGYEKVNVKLVLTPAWSTDWMSEEGKTKLEEYGIAPPTGKGHAGRVTLGMSVKCPRCHSLNTRELARFASTSCKALYTCKDCLEPFDYFKVLS; this is encoded by the coding sequence TTGAGCAATACGATCGCTGACGCCAAGGATCTGTTCGCCATCGCCTCCAAAGTGACCGACCCGGAAATCCCGGTGCTGTCCATTGCGGACCTGGGAATCCTGCGCGAGGTGGACCTCGATGAGGACGGAACAGTGCAGGTAGTCATCACCCCGACCTATTCAGGTTGCCCGGCGATGGATGCCATCAATGAAGATCTGTACGCCGCTTTCAAAGATGCCGGATACGAAAAGGTCAACGTCAAGCTGGTACTGACCCCAGCTTGGTCAACGGACTGGATGAGCGAGGAAGGCAAGACCAAACTCGAAGAGTATGGGATTGCCCCACCTACCGGAAAGGGCCACGCCGGACGGGTCACCCTGGGCATGAGCGTGAAATGCCCGCGCTGCCACTCGCTGAACACCCGCGAGCTGGCCCGTTTCGCCTCGACCTCCTGCAAAGCGCTGTACACCTGCAAAGACTGCTTGGAACCCTTCGACTACTTCAAGG
- a CDS encoding DoxX family protein, protein MNTLANNPCLQVAARILLRLAFGFLFLAHGWQKFFQYTIEGTTAAFGQMGVPAAGLIAPVAATLEIVGGAAIILGLLTRVFAGLLGLQMVAALFMIHAPAGVFVENGGFELVLALAAGALALFLVGPGRISLDALIFKNQQSNKVLVNA, encoded by the coding sequence ATGAATACCCTTGCTAACAACCCATGCCTGCAGGTCGCGGCACGAATCTTGCTGCGCCTGGCTTTCGGATTCCTCTTCCTGGCACATGGGTGGCAGAAGTTCTTCCAGTACACCATCGAAGGAACCACCGCGGCCTTCGGCCAGATGGGCGTTCCAGCTGCCGGACTTATCGCGCCAGTAGCTGCGACTCTTGAAATCGTCGGCGGCGCGGCCATCATCCTCGGCCTGCTAACCCGCGTCTTCGCCGGCCTGCTGGGACTGCAGATGGTTGCTGCGCTGTTCATGATCCACGCGCCCGCCGGTGTCTTCGTTGAGAATGGCGGCTTCGAGCTGGTTCTGGCCTTGGCTGCCGGCGCGTTGGCCCTGTTCCTGGTTGGTCCAGGCCGCATCTCGCTTGACGCCTTGATCTTCAAGAACCAGCAGTCCAACAAGGTGCTCGTCAACGCCTAG
- a CDS encoding phenylacetate--CoA ligase family protein → MSQNTDRDSLPNPLDPEESMSREQIEAIQLTRLKETLHHAYNNVPYYTAKYDAAGVHPDDLKELADLAKFPFTDKEDLRKNYPFGMFAVPQHEIARIHASSGTTGQPTVVGYTKQDLEDWAKLGARCLRMAGVKPGWKVHNAYGYGLFTGGLGAHAAAEYLGATVIPMSGGQTDKQISLIQDFEPDAILCTPTYLLTIGDAMQRKGLDPRATSLKVAVLGAEPWTEEMRHELEEMFNITACDIYGLSEVMGPGVAGENGERKDGSHIWEDHFRPEIIDAFDETKVLPDGEHGELVFTSLTKQALPIIRYRTHDLTRLMPGTSRPGHRRMGRITGRSDDMIILRGVNLFPSQIEELILKVPSLSPHFQLILSRPDRMDQLAVKVERRMDASSGDAANGAKELAKLIKIHVGSSCAIDVVEPESLERSLGKLKRIFDLRNS, encoded by the coding sequence ATGTCTCAGAACACCGACCGCGACAGCCTTCCGAATCCGCTTGATCCAGAAGAGAGCATGAGCCGCGAGCAGATCGAAGCGATCCAGCTGACCCGCCTGAAGGAAACGCTGCACCATGCTTATAACAACGTGCCGTACTACACGGCGAAGTACGATGCCGCTGGGGTGCACCCGGATGATCTGAAAGAACTGGCCGATCTGGCCAAGTTCCCGTTCACCGACAAAGAAGACCTGCGCAAGAACTACCCCTTCGGCATGTTCGCGGTACCGCAGCATGAGATCGCCCGCATCCATGCCTCCTCTGGCACCACCGGGCAGCCGACCGTGGTCGGCTACACCAAGCAGGACTTGGAAGACTGGGCCAAGCTCGGCGCCCGCTGCCTGCGCATGGCCGGCGTGAAGCCAGGCTGGAAGGTACACAACGCCTACGGCTACGGCCTGTTCACCGGCGGCCTCGGTGCCCACGCGGCAGCTGAATACCTCGGTGCCACCGTCATTCCGATGTCCGGCGGACAGACCGACAAGCAGATTTCCCTGATCCAGGACTTCGAGCCGGATGCTATCTTGTGCACCCCGACCTACCTGCTGACCATTGGCGATGCCATGCAGCGCAAGGGCCTGGACCCTCGTGCCACCTCGCTGAAGGTTGCCGTGCTCGGCGCGGAACCGTGGACCGAGGAAATGCGCCACGAGCTGGAAGAGATGTTCAACATCACCGCTTGCGACATCTACGGCCTGTCCGAAGTCATGGGCCCTGGCGTGGCTGGCGAGAACGGCGAACGCAAGGACGGCAGCCACATCTGGGAAGACCACTTCCGCCCAGAAATCATTGACGCCTTCGACGAGACCAAGGTGCTGCCGGACGGCGAACACGGCGAGCTGGTCTTCACCTCGCTGACCAAGCAGGCACTGCCAATCATCCGCTACCGCACCCATGATCTGACCCGCCTGATGCCAGGTACCTCCCGCCCAGGTCACCGTCGCATGGGCCGGATCACCGGACGCAGCGATGACATGATCATCCTGCGCGGGGTGAACCTGTTCCCAAGCCAGATCGAGGAATTGATCCTGAAGGTGCCATCGCTTTCGCCGCACTTCCAGCTCATCCTTTCCCGTCCAGACCGCATGGACCAGCTGGCAGTGAAGGTGGAGCGCCGCATGGATGCCTCATCCGGGGACGCCGCCAACGGGGCCAAGGAGCTGGCCAAGCTGATCAAGATCCACGTCGGTTCTTCCTGCGCCATCGACGTGGTCGAGCCAGAATCCTTGGAGCGTTCCTTGGGCAAGCTCAAGCGCATCTTTGATCTGCGCAACAGCTAA